The proteins below come from a single Mycosarcoma maydis chromosome 19, whole genome shotgun sequence genomic window:
- a CDS encoding putative ALD4 - aldehyde dehydrogenase, mitochondrial (in frame with downstream exon), which produces MSTTPIHSTRNLLRAFPSRILPLLTTTAETKAKTKTKAVTVVPPSLSLNLQRPRRFQPISPLAVPRRTATTSSKIDPAAIASQLSSMPSTSKTPASEPTLFIDGKWTHAKAGHTRPIINPFDGSTVAVIDEAGSEDALAAVDSAARFFRTSSWPHQTCTSRTALLSKVADLLQRDKEILAEIETKDTGKTLQESKVDVDDVTNVFRFYAQEAKKLDTPKKIVSDVIPDSVESTTSHVPVGVCVLIAPWNYPLLQICWKVAPALVTGNAVIIKPSEVTPLSTVHFVKLLVEAGAPMGSVQLLTAGGASVGPALTEHADVDLVSFTGGLDTGRRIIASCATTVKRCTVELGGKNPNIVFADCDLEWAIDTVTTAVFLHSGQVCSSGARLIVEESIADKLVAGVAERAKRIKMGNGLDAASETGPLVSAAHLSKVEAYVQLGLEEGAKLVCGGARPDAKSHPELANGFFFCPTIFDRCHREMRIVQEETFGPILTVERFKDGDEEHAIWLANDTKYGLAGGVQSGNQERARRVAKRLRHGTVWVNTYGSYTPAAEWGGFGMSGNGRELGSKGLDEYIETKHEWVETKPAPPGWFKGQAEVLQPANVVKAKL; this is translated from the exons ATGTCGACCACCCCCATACACTCTACAAGAAACCTCTTGCGAGCCTTTCCATCTCGTATCTTGCCTTTACTAACGACCACTGCTGAAACTAAAGCCAAAACCAAAACCAAAGCCGTCACCGTCGTACCGCCCAGTCTGAGTTTGAAT TTACAGCGTCCGCGTCGATTCCAACCTATTTCGCCACTTGCGGTCCCACGTCGTACCGCCACCACATCTAGCAAAATCGATCCGGCTGCAATTGCGTCCCAGTTGAGCAGCATGCCGTCCACATCCAAAACCCCGGCGTCCGAGCCAACGCTCTTCATTGACGGAAAATGGACTCACGCTAAAGCAGGTCACACTCGACCGATCATCAACCCCTTTGACGGCTCCACTGTAGCcgtcatcgacgaggccgGTAGTGAGGATGCACTAGCTGCTGTCGATTCCGCCGCGCGATTCTTCCGCACCTCATCTTGGCCGCATCAGACGTGCACTTCACGTACCGCTCTTCTCTCGAAAGTAGCAGACCTCCTCCAGCGAGACAAAGAGATCcttgccgagatcgaaaCCAAGGACACGGGCAAGACACTCCAAGAGAGCAAagtcgatgtcgacgacgtcACCAACGTCTTTCGATTCTACGCTCAGGAAGCCAAAAAGCTCGATACACCCAAAAAGATTGTCTCGGATGTGATCCCTGACTCGGTGGAGAGCACCACTTCGCACGTTCCTGTGGGCGTGTGTGTGCTGATCGCACCGTGGAACTACCCTTTGCTTCAGATCTGCTGGAAGGTAGCACCGGCGCTGGTTACAGGCAacgccgtcatcatcaaGCCTTCCGAAGTGACGCCGCTATCAACGGTGCATTTCGTCAAGCTACTGGTGGAGGCTGGAGCACCGATGGGTTCGGTTCAGTTGCTCACCGCTGGAGGTGCGTCGGTCGGCCCGGCTTTGACCGAACATGCCGACGTGGATCTGGTCTCCTTCACAGGTGGACTGGACACCGGACGTCGAATCATTGCTTCGTGCGCAACTACGGTCAAGCGATGCACGGTTGAACTGGGTGGCAAGAACCCTAACATTGTGTTTGCCGACTGCGACCTTGAATGGGCCATCGATACCGTCACCACCGCCGTGTTTTTGCACTCGGGCCAAGTGTGCTCTTCGGGTGCGAGGTTGATCGTAGAAGAGTCGATCGCAGATAagctcgtcgctggcgTAGCTGAGCGTGCCAAACGTATCAAGATGGGTAACGGTCTGGACGCGGCATCCGAAACTGGACCACTCGTCTCTGCTGCTCACTTGTCCAAAGTGGAAGCGTATGTGCAACTCGGTCTCGAGGAAGGCGCCAAGCTGGTATGTGGCGGAGCACGACCAGATGCCAAGTCGCACCCGGAACTGGCCAACGGCTTCTTTTTCTGCCCGACCATCTTTGACCGCTGCCATCGCGAGATGCGCATTGTGCAGGAAGAGACGTTTGGACCGATCCTGACGGTGGAAAGGTTCAAGGACGGCGATGAGGAGCACGCCATCTGGCTCGCCAACGACACCAAGTATGGACTCGCAGGAGGTGTTCAGTCGGGCAATCAGGAACGCGCCAGGAGAGTGGCCAAGAGGCTGAGGCACGGAACCGTATGGGTCAACACCTATGGATCCTACACGCCAGCGGCTGAATGGGGTGGGTTTGGCATGAGCGGCAACGGACGCGAACTCGGCAGCAAAGGCTTGGATGAGTACATCGAGACCAAACACGAATGGGTCGAGACCAAACCAGCGCCGCCCGGATGGTTCAAGGGACAAGCCGAGGTTTTGCAGCCTGCCAACGTGGTCAAGGCGAAGCTGTAG
- a CDS encoding putative aldehyde dehydrogenase (alternatively spliced) gives MPSTSKTPASEPTLFIDGKWTHAKAGHTRPIINPFDGSTVAVIDEAGSEDALAAVDSAARFFRTSSWPHQTCTSRTALLSKVADLLQRDKEILAEIETKDTGKTLQESKVDVDDVTNVFRFYAQEAKKLDTPKKIVSDVIPDSVESTTSHVPVGVCVLIAPWNYPLLQICWKVAPALVTGNAVIIKPSEVTPLSTVHFVKLLVEAGAPMGSVQLLTAGGASVGPALTEHADVDLVSFTGGLDTGRRIIASCATTVKRCTVELGGKNPNIVFADCDLEWAIDTVTTAVFLHSGQVCSSGARLIVEESIADKLVAGVAERAKRIKMGNGLDAASETGPLVSAAHLSKVEAYVQLGLEEGAKLVCGGARPDAKSHPELANGFFFCPTIFDRCHREMRIVQEETFGPILTVERFKDGDEEHAIWLANDTKYGLAGGVQSGNQERARRVAKRLRHGTVWVNTYGSYTPAAEWGGFGMSGNGRELGSKGLDEYIETKHEWVETKPAPPGWFKGQAEVLQPANVVKAKL, from the coding sequence ATGCCGTCCACATCCAAAACCCCGGCGTCCGAGCCAACGCTCTTCATTGACGGAAAATGGACTCACGCTAAAGCAGGTCACACTCGACCGATCATCAACCCCTTTGACGGCTCCACTGTAGCcgtcatcgacgaggccgGTAGTGAGGATGCACTAGCTGCTGTCGATTCCGCCGCGCGATTCTTCCGCACCTCATCTTGGCCGCATCAGACGTGCACTTCACGTACCGCTCTTCTCTCGAAAGTAGCAGACCTCCTCCAGCGAGACAAAGAGATCcttgccgagatcgaaaCCAAGGACACGGGCAAGACACTCCAAGAGAGCAAagtcgatgtcgacgacgtcACCAACGTCTTTCGATTCTACGCTCAGGAAGCCAAAAAGCTCGATACACCCAAAAAGATTGTCTCGGATGTGATCCCTGACTCGGTGGAGAGCACCACTTCGCACGTTCCTGTGGGCGTGTGTGTGCTGATCGCACCGTGGAACTACCCTTTGCTTCAGATCTGCTGGAAGGTAGCACCGGCGCTGGTTACAGGCAacgccgtcatcatcaaGCCTTCCGAAGTGACGCCGCTATCAACGGTGCATTTCGTCAAGCTACTGGTGGAGGCTGGAGCACCGATGGGTTCGGTTCAGTTGCTCACCGCTGGAGGTGCGTCGGTCGGCCCGGCTTTGACCGAACATGCCGACGTGGATCTGGTCTCCTTCACAGGTGGACTGGACACCGGACGTCGAATCATTGCTTCGTGCGCAACTACGGTCAAGCGATGCACGGTTGAACTGGGTGGCAAGAACCCTAACATTGTGTTTGCCGACTGCGACCTTGAATGGGCCATCGATACCGTCACCACCGCCGTGTTTTTGCACTCGGGCCAAGTGTGCTCTTCGGGTGCGAGGTTGATCGTAGAAGAGTCGATCGCAGATAagctcgtcgctggcgTAGCTGAGCGTGCCAAACGTATCAAGATGGGTAACGGTCTGGACGCGGCATCCGAAACTGGACCACTCGTCTCTGCTGCTCACTTGTCCAAAGTGGAAGCGTATGTGCAACTCGGTCTCGAGGAAGGCGCCAAGCTGGTATGTGGCGGAGCACGACCAGATGCCAAGTCGCACCCGGAACTGGCCAACGGCTTCTTTTTCTGCCCGACCATCTTTGACCGCTGCCATCGCGAGATGCGCATTGTGCAGGAAGAGACGTTTGGACCGATCCTGACGGTGGAAAGGTTCAAGGACGGCGATGAGGAGCACGCCATCTGGCTCGCCAACGACACCAAGTATGGACTCGCAGGAGGTGTTCAGTCGGGCAATCAGGAACGCGCCAGGAGAGTGGCCAAGAGGCTGAGGCACGGAACCGTATGGGTCAACACCTATGGATCCTACACGCCAGCGGCTGAATGGGGTGGGTTTGGCATGAGCGGCAACGGACGCGAACTCGGCAGCAAAGGCTTGGATGAGTACATCGAGACCAAACACGAATGGGTCGAGACCAAACCAGCGCCGCCCGGATGGTTCAAGGGACAAGCCGAGGTTTTGCAGCCTGCCAACGTGGTCAAGGCGAAGCTGTAG
- a CDS encoding endosomal t-SNARE, which produces MAQTQPLQGISIPRYESRSSTASTYTAYAIVVQLPVRSWTVYRRYSEFVRLHKNLSASANASSSTGEPGGAGRPPPQPLPPRERAREWKKTFSGFLSFASGTEQDGGMHQEMWLKERMSALEAYLKAIVMHEDGAWRESEAFKQFIEWPTSVKMVTANPVSRSSPRKPTIPASRTTPPSMPGALSPATRALGSATSAANAPRPPAVETDATRPLNNAQLFQSQTDAMDQQDEQLLNLAAVLRRQRQMGEAINQELGEQTELLGQLDSEVEATQANLSKADQKMDRFDGGRAKSKAGIGRKF; this is translated from the coding sequence ATGGCACAAACACAGCCACTCCAAGGAATCTCAATACCACGTTACGAATCGCGTTCCAGCACCGCCTCCACCTACACTGCCTATGCCATAGTCGTCCAACTGCCCGTACGATCATGGACAGTCTATCGACGATACTCGGAATTTGTACGGCTCCATAAGAATCTCTCGGCTTCTGCTAAcgcttcgtcttcgacgGGAGAGCCAGGTGGAGCAGGAAGGCCGCCACCTCAACCACTTCCACCCAGAGAACGCGCGAGGGAATGGAAAAAGACGTTTTCCGGCTTTCTGAGTTTTGCATCTGGAACCGAGCAGGACGGCGGTATGCACCAGGAAATGTGGTTGAAAGAACGCATGTCGGCATTGGAGGCATATCTCAAGGCGATCGTGATGCACGAGGATGGAGCGTGGAGAGAGTCGGAAGCGTTCAAGCAGTTTATCGAATGGCCGACAAGTGTCAAGATGGTCACCGCAAACCCGGTTAGCAGATCATCGCCTCGAAAACCAACCATCCCCGCCTCTCGCACCACTCCACCCAGCATGCCCGGCGCGCTTTCCccagcgactcgagcgttGGGCTCAGCAACCTCTGCAGCCAATGCACCACGACCTCCAGCAGTCGAGACCGACGCAACTCGTCCGCTCAACAATGCCCAACTCTTCCAATCCCAAACTGACGCCATGGATCAACAAGACGAACAACTGCTAAATCTCGCCGCCGTCCTGCGTAGACAGAGACAGATGGGCGAAGCGATCAACCAAGAGCTCGGCGAACAGACGGAATTGCTGGGACAGTTGGATAGCGAGGTTGAAGCCACCCAAGCGAATTTGAGCAAGGCCGATCAGAAGATGGATCGTTTCGACGGTGGCAGAGCTAAGAGCAAGGCTGGGATAGGAAGAAAGTTTTGA
- a CDS encoding putative actin-related protein 2 — translation MADQRPVVVDNGTGFVKVGYAGSNFPEHVFPSIVGRPILRSEERDAISSNTGTQIKDIMVGTEAEELRNYLQINQPMEHGIVKDFGDMRHVWNYTFDEKLRIDPQGRKILLTEPPMNPKKNREEMCQIMFEEYGFDGVYVAIQAVLTLYAQGLQTGVVVDSGDGVTHVVPVFEGFALPHLTKRLDVAGRDVTRYLIKLLLMRGYAFNRTADFDTVRQIKEKLCYVSYDLDLDKKLAEETTTLVESYTLPDGRVIKVGSERFEAPECMFQPHLVDVEQAGVAELLFNTIQSAAVDTRSELYKHIVLSGGSSMYPGLPSRLEKEMKQLYLTRVLNGDGSRLKNFKIRIEDPPRRKHMVFLGGAVLADIMKNRESFWISRAEWYEQGKACLDRLGRHS, via the coding sequence ATGGCAGATCAACGACCTGTCGTCGTTGACAATGGAACTGGTTTCGTCAAAGTCGGTTACGCCGGCTCCAACTTTCCTGAACATGTTTTCCCATCCATTGTTGGTCGACCTATCCTCCGTTCCGAAGAGCGCGAtgccatctcgagcaacaCAGGCACGCAGATCAAGGACATCATGGTGGGAACAGAAGCTGAGGAGCTTCGAAACTATCTCCAGATCAACCAGCCCATGGAGCACGGTATCGTAAAGGACTTTGGCGACATGCGTCATGTTTGGAACTACACGTTTGACGAAAAGCTTCGCATTGATCCACAAGGCCGTAAGATCCTGCTTACCGAGCCCCCCATGAACCCAAAGAAGAATCGCGAGGAGATGTGTCAGATCATGTTTGAAGAGTATGGCTTTGACGGTGTCTATGTCGCTATTCAGGCCGTCTTGACGCTCTATGCACAAGGTCTCCAGACCGGTGTCGTGGTCGACTCGGGCGATGGTGTTACCCATGTTGTGCCCGTCTTTGAAGGATTCGCGCTGCCTCATCTCACCAAGCGTCTTGATGTAGCCGGTCGCGATGTGACGCGCTACCTGATCAAGCTTCTGCTCATGCGTGGATATGCATTCAACCGAACTGCCGATTTCGATACGGTACGACAGATCAAGGAGAAGCTATGCTACGTCAGCTacgacctcgacctcgacaagaagctcgccgaaGAGACCACCACACTTGTCGAATCCTACACGTTACCTGATGGACGTGTCATCAAGGTGGGCTCGGAACGCTTCGAAGCGCCCGAGTGCATGTTCCAGCCTCACTTGGTCGACGTCGAACAGGCGGGCGTCGCCGAATTGCTATTTAACACGATCCAGTCTGCTGCCGTGGATACGCGTTCCGAGCTGTACAAGCATATTGTGCTCTCGGGAGGCTCCTCCATGTATCCCGGCTTGCCGAGTCGTTTGGAAAAGGAGATGAAGCAGCTCTACCTCACACGCGTGCTCAACGGCGACGGTTCCAGGTTGAAGAACTTCAAAATTAGGATCGAGGACCCACCCAGGAGAAAGCACATGGTCTTCCTGGGAGGTGCTGTGCTGGCCGACATTATGAAGAACCGAGAGAGCTTTTGGATCTCGCGTGCAGAATGGTACGAACAGGGCAAAGCTTGTCTTGATCGTCTGGGACGCCACTCTTAG